Proteins encoded within one genomic window of Methanothrix harundinacea 6Ac:
- a CDS encoding DUF1646 family protein, with the protein MVSTVDMGLFGIFLLVLLCPFFIKKVEEQLEAFLFVMGVSAVTIANAWHMELVIEAIEEPIMKGIVPAVLVAGLLFYYGRSHAQRIMNVLLDKVPLKILVFLIVVILGLSASLITAIIAALVLVEVVSLMPLDRNTKIKLTVVACFSIGLGAALTPVGEPLSTIAITKLQGPPYHAGFTFLLDTIGVYIIPGMLAFGLLSTIIVGKKTVAKETDTFAKGGDTLRDVGIRGAKVYLFVMALLLLGSGFKIIIDTYLIHIPAMILYWVNMSSAVLDNATLTAAEIGPSMDIFQIKAILMGLLVAGGMLIPGNIPNIISANKLGITSKEWARTGVPIGLVTMLVYFGWIFYI; encoded by the coding sequence ATGGTGAGTACAGTCGATATGGGTTTGTTCGGCATATTCTTGCTGGTGCTTCTTTGCCCATTTTTCATAAAGAAAGTTGAGGAGCAGCTGGAGGCCTTCCTGTTTGTTATGGGCGTGTCCGCGGTTACCATAGCCAACGCCTGGCATATGGAGCTGGTGATAGAAGCCATCGAAGAGCCGATCATGAAGGGGATAGTCCCGGCGGTTCTGGTAGCGGGTCTTCTATTCTATTACGGAAGATCTCACGCGCAGAGGATAATGAACGTCCTCTTGGATAAGGTCCCTCTTAAGATACTGGTCTTTCTGATAGTGGTTATCCTGGGCTTATCCGCAAGCCTGATCACAGCCATAATCGCGGCCCTGGTTCTGGTTGAGGTGGTAAGCCTCATGCCCCTAGATCGCAACACCAAAATCAAGCTCACGGTGGTGGCCTGTTTCTCCATAGGTCTTGGAGCAGCTCTGACCCCGGTGGGCGAGCCCCTCTCTACCATAGCCATAACCAAGCTGCAGGGTCCGCCATATCATGCAGGTTTCACCTTCCTGCTGGATACCATAGGCGTGTACATAATTCCAGGGATGCTGGCCTTCGGCTTATTGAGCACGATCATCGTCGGGAAAAAGACGGTCGCAAAGGAGACGGATACCTTTGCGAAAGGCGGTGATACTCTCCGGGACGTGGGGATCAGGGGAGCGAAGGTATACCTCTTTGTTATGGCCCTCCTGCTCTTGGGCAGCGGCTTCAAGATCATCATAGATACTTACCTGATCCACATACCCGCGATGATCCTCTACTGGGTAAATATGTCCTCTGCGGTCCTGGACAACGCCACTCTGACGGCAGCGGAGATCGGCCCTTCCATGGATATCTTCCAGATCAAGGCCATCCTGATGGGGCTTCTCGTCGCTGGAGGGATGCTCATCCCCGGTAATATCCCAAACATAATATCTGCAAACAAGTTGGGCATAACCAGCAAAGAGTGGGCCCGCACCGGCGTCCCCATCGGCCTTGTGACGATGCTGGTCTACTTCGGATGGATATTCTACATTTAG
- a CDS encoding DUF1646 family protein — protein sequence MVSTVDMGLFGIFLLVLLCPFFIKKVEEQLEAFLFVMGVSAVTIANAWHMELVIEAIEEPIMKGIVPAVLVAGLLFYYGRSHAQRIMNVLLDKVPLKILVFLIVVILGLSASLITAIIAALVLVEVVSLMPLDRNTKIKLTVVACFSIGLGAALTPVGEPLSTIAITKLQGPPYYAGFTFLLETIGMYVIPGILAFGLLSTIIVGKKTVAKETDILARGGDTLRDVGIRGAKVYLFVMALLLLGSGFKIIIDTYLIHIPAMILYWVNMSSAVLDNATLTAAEIGPSMDIFQIKAILMGLLVAGGMLIPGNIPNIISANKLGITSKEWARTGVPIGLVTMLVYFGWIFYI from the coding sequence ATGGTAAGTACAGTCGACATGGGTTTGTTCGGCATATTCTTGCTGGTATTGCTATGCCCATTTTTCATAAAGAAGGTTGAAGAGCAGCTTGAAGCCTTCCTGTTTGTTATGGGCGTGTCCGCGGTTACCATAGCCAACGCCTGGCATATGGAGCTGGTGATAGAAGCCATCGAAGAGCCGATCATGAAGGGGATAGTCCCGGCGGTTCTGGTAGCGGGTCTTCTATTCTATTACGGAAGATCTCACGCGCAGAGGATAATGAACGTCCTCTTGGATAAGGTCCCTCTTAAGATACTGGTCTTTCTGATAGTGGTTATCCTGGGCTTATCCGCAAGCCTGATCACAGCCATAATCGCGGCCCTGGTTCTGGTTGAGGTGGTAAGCCTCATGCCCCTAGATCGCAATACCAAAATCAAGCTCACGGTGGTGGCCTGTTTCTCCATAGGTCTTGGAGCAGCTCTGACCCCGGTGGGCGAGCCCCTCTCCACCATAGCCATAACCAAGCTGCAGGGTCCGCCATATTATGCAGGTTTCACCTTCCTGCTGGAGACGATAGGCATGTATGTAATCCCGGGGATACTGGCCTTCGGCTTATTGAGCACGATCATCGTCGGGAAAAAGACGGTCGCAAAGGAGACGGATATCTTAGCGAGAGGCGGTGATACTCTCCGGGACGTGGGGATCAGGGGAGCGAAGGTATACCTCTTTGTTATGGCCCTCCTGCTCTTGGGCAGCGGCTTCAAGATCATCATAGATACTTACCTGATCCACATACCCGCGATGATCCTCTACTGGGTAAATATGTCCTCTGCGGTCCTGGACAACGCCACTCTGACGGCAGCGGAGATCGGCCCTTCCATGGATATCTTCCAGATCAAGGCCATCCTGATGGGGCTTCTCGTCGCTGGAGGGATGCTCATCCCCGGTAATATCCCAAACATAATATCTGCAAACAAGTTGGGCATAACCAGCAAAGAGTGGGCCCGCACCGGCGTCCCCATCGGCCTTGTGACGATGCTGGTCTACTTCGGATGGATATTCTACATTTAG
- a CDS encoding NAD(P)/FAD-dependent oxidoreductase has protein sequence MYDVIIIGAGPAGLTAGMYCARGGKKILILGNVYGSQQSMGGLYENYPGFPEGIQGIELSERMVAQAKKYGAELHEEVVAKVVSLNGVFRVKTESWEYQARALILAMGARHRTLSIPGEVEYATRGVSYCAYCDGALFRNKTVAVIGYGNGAARAVLYLAGLCARVHLLNVREDLVAEAIYLDRIKSLTNFVATPGVEPISILGDGFVTGVEFRARGKVRTLKVDGVFVEMGVSPNVELAADLGVELTKGGFVKVNRLTQETNIPGVFAAGDVTGGRMQVTTAVGAGTSAAISAMRHIQ, from the coding sequence TTGTACGACGTCATAATCATCGGGGCGGGACCGGCCGGGCTCACCGCCGGGATGTACTGTGCTCGGGGCGGGAAGAAGATCCTCATCCTGGGAAACGTCTACGGCTCTCAGCAGTCTATGGGCGGGCTCTACGAGAACTATCCGGGGTTCCCAGAGGGGATCCAGGGGATCGAGCTCTCGGAGCGGATGGTGGCCCAGGCCAAGAAGTACGGCGCGGAGCTCCACGAGGAGGTGGTGGCCAAGGTCGTCTCCCTCAACGGCGTCTTCAGGGTTAAGACCGAGAGCTGGGAGTACCAGGCGAGGGCCCTGATCCTGGCCATGGGGGCGAGACACCGGACCCTATCCATCCCCGGGGAGGTGGAGTACGCGACGCGGGGCGTCTCCTACTGCGCCTACTGCGACGGCGCCCTATTTAGAAACAAGACGGTGGCGGTGATCGGCTACGGGAATGGGGCGGCCCGCGCGGTTCTATATCTCGCGGGGCTCTGCGCCAGGGTTCACCTCCTCAACGTCCGGGAGGATCTGGTGGCGGAGGCGATCTATCTCGATAGGATCAAGAGCCTCACCAACTTCGTCGCCACCCCCGGGGTCGAGCCGATCAGCATCCTCGGAGACGGCTTCGTCACCGGCGTCGAGTTCAGGGCAAGGGGCAAAGTCAGGACCTTGAAGGTGGACGGGGTCTTCGTCGAGATGGGGGTCTCTCCCAACGTCGAGCTGGCCGCCGACCTCGGGGTAGAGCTGACAAAGGGCGGGTTTGTAAAGGTCAACCGGCTGACCCAGGAGACGAACATCCCCGGGGTCTTCGCGGCGGGGGACGTCACCGGTGGGAGGATGCAGGTGACGACGGCCGTCGGAGCGGGGACCTCCGCCGCCATCAGCGCCATGAGGCACATCCAGTAA
- a CDS encoding Ada metal-binding domain-containing protein, translated as MQLTKRLSSRKRAVILTLLLGAVLASGAYLHFGGGFVVPSPVAGALSSVQEDWGGWIKELRSSPHGRSEAYRGPPLRAAEDPGLEEGDPGSGSLATGAAASSSTEALEVLDFDSSVSSTLFRAWGSVAVRTGSTIPYLILNATLWDGDQLVEGSRYMMMDLEPGTGRDFDIRKICRLRPEVGYSCLLEVEEPEGLLSMEGVAIAERRDCLVAEEDPQRVIWGGSEEPIREAPSERPSVEPLSRYGSATGIQSFSSRSTEGSRGFAASSEELKGDERSQDSVTAIDEEEETVTGPADDLGYEYVGSKTSDKYHRPDCKSAKKIKPENRITFSDVWEAREAGYSPCKVCNPG; from the coding sequence ATGCAACTGACAAAAAGGCTTTCATCCCGGAAAAGGGCTGTTATCTTAACCCTCCTCCTGGGCGCCGTCCTCGCCTCCGGGGCGTACCTTCACTTCGGAGGTGGGTTCGTTGTCCCCTCTCCGGTGGCGGGGGCCCTATCATCGGTGCAGGAGGACTGGGGGGGTTGGATCAAGGAGCTTCGATCTTCCCCCCATGGGAGGAGCGAGGCGTATCGCGGGCCCCCCCTGAGGGCCGCAGAAGATCCAGGGCTGGAGGAGGGTGATCCGGGTTCAGGAAGTCTCGCCACTGGGGCGGCCGCCTCTTCCTCGACGGAGGCCCTGGAGGTCCTGGACTTCGACTCCTCCGTCAGCAGCACCCTCTTCCGGGCCTGGGGCTCGGTGGCCGTCCGGACCGGATCGACGATCCCGTACCTTATCCTGAACGCCACCCTCTGGGACGGGGATCAGCTCGTCGAGGGGTCCAGGTATATGATGATGGATCTGGAGCCGGGAACGGGGCGGGATTTCGACATCAGAAAGATCTGCCGTCTCCGTCCCGAGGTGGGTTATTCTTGTCTTCTGGAGGTGGAGGAGCCGGAGGGCCTCCTATCGATGGAGGGGGTGGCAATAGCGGAGCGTCGGGATTGCCTGGTGGCGGAGGAGGATCCCCAGAGGGTGATCTGGGGCGGGTCCGAGGAACCCATCCGGGAGGCGCCCTCCGAGAGGCCCTCAGTCGAGCCCCTTTCAAGATACGGATCAGCAACGGGGATCCAGTCCTTCTCGTCTAGATCCACTGAAGGATCTCGGGGCTTCGCAGCCTCCTCCGAGGAGCTCAAAGGGGACGAAAGATCTCAGGATTCGGTTACTGCCATCGACGAGGAGGAGGAGACCGTGACAGGTCCGGCAGATGATCTCGGATACGAGTACGTCGGGAGCAAGACCTCCGACAAGTATCATCGGCCGGACTGCAAGTCGGCGAAGAAGATAAAGCCAGAGAACAGGATAACCTTCTCCGATGTCTGGGAGGCCCGGGAGGCCGGCTATTCCCCCTGCAAGGTCTGCAATCCAGGTTAG
- a CDS encoding universal stress protein — translation MMYEKVLVPTDFSKYAQKVIECIGDVPGLKEIVLLHVVDATHPSKRGWTRGPKVEDAKIDLADIKERLENLGFKVTPRLEVITEADVSRTIQRVADEENVSLIVMGALGKGRVSGILLGSASTGVVRFSNKDTLIMRYKMLEGLEGATYEKFCPMIFSKVLCTTDFSEASQSSISMIKGLKDVVGEVILEYVVSKGETQEEIEGYVAEAKEKLGEIKEDLASAGLKVRTHVDVGNPREQITSLATTEDVSLIVISSQGKGWIKQMMVGSTTFDVVRTAERPVLIVRSKKGT, via the coding sequence ATGATGTACGAGAAGGTGTTAGTTCCAACAGACTTTTCAAAGTATGCGCAAAAAGTCATAGAATGCATAGGGGACGTTCCGGGATTGAAGGAGATAGTGCTCCTCCACGTGGTGGATGCCACCCATCCCTCAAAACGGGGATGGACCCGGGGACCCAAAGTCGAAGATGCCAAGATCGATCTCGCCGACATAAAAGAGCGGCTCGAGAATCTCGGCTTTAAGGTCACCCCCCGGCTCGAGGTGATCACTGAGGCGGACGTCTCCAGGACCATTCAGAGGGTTGCAGACGAGGAGAATGTCTCTCTGATAGTGATGGGCGCTTTGGGAAAGGGCCGCGTCTCTGGCATCCTTCTGGGGAGCGCTTCAACGGGAGTTGTCCGTTTCAGCAACAAAGATACCCTCATCATGCGCTACAAGATGCTGGAGGGGCTTGAAGGGGCAACCTACGAGAAGTTCTGCCCCATGATATTCTCCAAGGTCCTCTGCACCACAGACTTCTCGGAGGCTTCACAGTCATCGATCTCGATGATCAAGGGTCTGAAGGACGTAGTCGGAGAGGTCATTTTGGAGTACGTCGTCTCCAAGGGAGAGACCCAGGAGGAGATCGAAGGCTACGTCGCAGAGGCGAAGGAGAAGCTCGGAGAGATCAAGGAGGATCTCGCCAGCGCGGGCCTCAAAGTAAGAACCCACGTAGACGTGGGCAACCCCCGGGAGCAGATCACGTCCCTGGCCACGACGGAGGATGTATCTCTGATCGTGATAAGTTCCCAAGGCAAGGGCTGGATAAAACAGATGATGGTGGGAAGCACCACCTTTGATGTCGTGAGGACCGCAGAGAGGCCGGTACTGATCGTGAGATCTAAGAAAGGCACTTAG
- a CDS encoding V-type ATP synthase subunit G, with amino-acid sequence MVFETLKMVKGAERESLSKLERANKDAEELVIKANKAAEEQVNKVIEEADAEVEALIEDKISQAKRSANEIITEGEREARQLSERAQSKISDAGAFVASQVIG; translated from the coding sequence ATGGTCTTTGAGACGCTGAAAATGGTGAAAGGGGCGGAGAGGGAATCTCTTTCCAAGCTCGAACGCGCCAATAAGGACGCCGAAGAACTGGTAATCAAGGCCAATAAAGCAGCAGAGGAGCAGGTAAACAAGGTGATTGAAGAAGCTGATGCGGAGGTTGAGGCTCTTATTGAAGATAAGATTTCACAGGCAAAGAGGTCCGCCAACGAGATTATCACGGAAGGTGAGCGCGAGGCACGACAGCTTTCAGAGCGGGCTCAGTCGAAGATCTCGGACGCGGGAGCATTTGTAGCGTCACAAGTAATCGGGTGA
- a CDS encoding Sjogren's syndrome/scleroderma autoantigen 1 family protein: protein MDEEEAIKRMTRLLEMGGTMLATHHECGAPLFRYKGEVVCPVCSFEEEGAAEIPHQGEGSPAGSPPKGAAGPAGRRRGDTEGIFGGDSEEGGRIREERPRKAEDEGESGRREGLSRGMRAESPMDPALGGLEAAILDKIREISDKIGEEQDMSRLKGQLECLKEALEVLERLRGLGSAFGSDRLG, encoded by the coding sequence ATGGATGAAGAAGAGGCGATCAAGAGGATGACGCGGCTTTTGGAGATGGGAGGGACGATGCTGGCCACCCATCACGAATGCGGGGCGCCGCTCTTCCGTTATAAGGGGGAGGTGGTATGCCCCGTCTGCTCGTTTGAAGAGGAGGGGGCGGCGGAGATCCCCCATCAGGGAGAGGGATCTCCGGCCGGATCCCCCCCGAAGGGCGCAGCAGGGCCGGCCGGGAGGCGGCGTGGAGATACGGAGGGGATCTTTGGGGGAGATTCTGAGGAAGGGGGGCGGATCCGGGAGGAGAGGCCTCGTAAAGCCGAAGATGAAGGGGAGTCTGGCCGTCGCGAGGGGTTATCCCGAGGTATGAGGGCAGAATCCCCGATGGATCCGGCCCTTGGAGGGTTAGAGGCGGCGATCCTCGATAAGATCCGGGAGATCTCCGATAAGATCGGGGAAGAGCAGGATATGAGCAGGCTGAAGGGTCAGCTGGAATGCCTGAAGGAGGCGCTGGAGGTACTGGAGCGGCTGAGGGGTCTCGGCTCGGCCTTCGGGTCCGACCGGCTCGGATAG
- a CDS encoding UPF0147 family protein, which produces MTAENVIKQCVEVLERIMSDDTVPRNIRRSADSVKATLLNVQESEAIRAASAISILDEISNDPNIPLHTRTLIWNVASQLETVPVG; this is translated from the coding sequence ATGACAGCTGAAAACGTGATTAAGCAATGCGTCGAAGTTTTAGAGCGCATCATGAGCGACGATACCGTTCCCAGAAATATAAGGCGTTCTGCGGATAGCGTCAAGGCGACCCTTCTCAACGTCCAGGAATCAGAAGCCATAAGGGCAGCATCTGCCATATCTATTCTGGACGAGATCAGCAACGATCCAAATATACCCCTCCACACCAGAACCCTGATCTGGAACGTCGCGAGCCAGCTCGAGACGGTCCCCGTCGGATGA
- a CDS encoding universal stress protein — translation MMYEKVLVPTDFSKYAQKVIECIGDVPGLKEIVLLHVVDATHPSKRGWTRGPKVEDAKIDLADIKERLENLGFKVTPRLEVITEADVSRTIQRVADEENVSLIVMGALGKGRVSGILLGSASTGVVRFSNKDTLIMRYKMLEGLEGATYEKFCPMIFSKVLCTTDFSEASQSSISMIKGLKDVVGEVILEYVVSKGETQEEIEGYVAEAKEKLGEIKEDLASAGLKVRTHVDVGNPREQITSLATTEDVSLIVISSQGKGWIKQMMVGSTTFDVVRTAERPVLIVRSKKGT, via the coding sequence ATGATGTACGAGAAGGTGTTAGTTCCAACAGACTTTTCAAAGTATGCGCAAAAAGTCATAGAATGCATAGGGGACGTTCCGGGATTGAAGGAGATAGTGCTCCTCCACGTGGTGGATGCCACCCATCCCTCAAAACGGGGATGGACCCGGGGACCCAAAGTCGAAGATGCCAAGATCGATCTCGCCGACATAAAAGAGCGGCTCGAGAATCTCGGCTTTAAGGTCACCCCCCGGCTCGAGGTGATCACTGAGGCGGACGTCTCCAGGACCATTCAGAGGGTTGCAGACGAGGAGAATGTCTCTCTGATAGTGATGGGCGCTTTGGGAAAGGGCCGCGTCTCTGGCATCCTTCTGGGGAGCGCTTCAACGGGAGTTGTCCGTTTCAGCAACAAAGATACCCTCATCATGCGCTACAAGATGCTGGAGGGGCTTGAAGGGGCAACCTACGAGAAGTTCTGCCCCATGATATTCTCCAAGGTCCTCTGCACCACAGACTTCTCGGAGGCTTCACAGTCATCGATCTCGATGATCAAGGGTCTGAAGGACGTAGTCGGAGAGGTCATTTTGGAGTACGTCGTCTCCAAGGGAGAGACCCAGGAGGAGATCGAAGGCTACGTCGCAGAGGCGAAGGAGAAGCTCGGAGAGATCAAGGAGGATCTCGCCAGCGCGGGCCTCAAAGTGAGAACCCACGTAGACGTGGGCAACCCCCGGGAGCAGATCACGTCCCTGGCCACGACGGAGGATGTATCTCTGATCGTGATAAGTTCCCAAGGCAAGGGCTGGATAAAACAGATGATGGTGGGAAGCACCACCTTTGATGTCGTGAGGACCGCAGAGAGGCCGGTACTGATCGTGAGATCTAAGAAAGGCACTTAG
- a CDS encoding archaeosine biosynthesis radical SAM protein RaSEA has product MAVWRSKDLLDGEAAGSLTIILRTRGCRWRRCTVCGYASEGAPATGDDLLVQFRAATKDLSPEDRVVKIYTSGSFFDPLEVPPPARVRILDGLAAAGVEKLIIESRPEYVTGEAVEESVARIRTEVAVGLETSNDLVRDRSISKGFSFEEFAAAAKVVHAAGGSVKTYLLLKPPFLSEGVAISDALRSARDALPSSDVISLNLCNIQKGTPLERIWMLGEYRPPWLWSAVTVLKGVKGVPILCDPVAAGTRRGPHNCGLCDEAVAKAIREHALTQDAGVFEDLDCRCRTAWEEVLALEDLAFGSPLGSDSRRL; this is encoded by the coding sequence GTGGCGGTCTGGCGGTCGAAGGATCTCCTGGACGGGGAGGCGGCGGGGTCTCTTACGATCATCCTCAGGACCCGGGGGTGCCGATGGCGCCGATGCACCGTCTGCGGCTACGCCTCCGAGGGCGCTCCCGCCACCGGGGACGACCTGCTGGTCCAGTTTCGGGCCGCCACAAAGGACCTCTCCCCCGAGGATCGGGTCGTCAAGATCTACACCAGCGGGAGCTTCTTCGACCCCCTGGAGGTCCCCCCTCCGGCGAGGGTCAGGATCCTCGACGGCCTCGCCGCCGCCGGGGTGGAGAAGCTGATAATCGAGTCTCGGCCCGAGTACGTCACCGGGGAGGCGGTGGAGGAGTCGGTGGCGAGGATCAGGACGGAGGTGGCCGTGGGGCTTGAGACCTCCAACGACCTGGTGAGGGATCGATCCATCTCCAAGGGCTTCTCCTTCGAGGAGTTCGCGGCGGCGGCGAAGGTCGTCCACGCCGCCGGCGGGTCGGTGAAGACCTACCTCCTCCTCAAGCCCCCCTTCCTCTCCGAGGGGGTGGCGATATCCGACGCCCTCCGGTCCGCCCGGGACGCCCTCCCCTCCTCCGACGTCATCTCCCTGAACCTCTGCAACATCCAGAAGGGGACCCCCCTGGAGAGGATCTGGATGCTGGGTGAGTACAGGCCCCCCTGGCTCTGGAGCGCCGTAACGGTGCTGAAGGGGGTCAAGGGGGTGCCCATCCTCTGCGATCCCGTAGCAGCGGGGACGAGGCGGGGTCCCCACAACTGCGGCCTTTGCGACGAGGCCGTCGCGAAGGCGATAAGGGAGCACGCCCTCACCCAGGACGCAGGCGTCTTCGAGGATCTCGACTGCCGGTGCAGAACCGCCTGGGAGGAGGTGTTGGCGCTGGAGGACCTCGCCTTCGGCTCGCCTCTGGGTTCGGATTCGAGGAGGCTGTAA
- a CDS encoding ORC1-type DNA replication protein, translated as MSGGLFADLLKKGEIFESREVLRSSYTPSALPHREDQINGMASILVPALRGETASNVLIYGKTGTGKTAVAKYVGSELEAAGAKSASNCSFIYINCEVIDTQYRVLAHLARCFGREVPMTGWPTDQVYEEVRKSLDEDRRMVVMVLDEVDKLTRKGDDILYNLTRINSDLDQAGVSLIGISNDLKFTDFLDPRVKSSLGEDEIIFPPYNAEQIKDILEQRATMAFKPGVLAEDVIPLCSALAAQEHGDARRALDLLRVSGELAERTGSNRVTEDQVRAARAKIERDRVREVVMTLPTQSKLVLYSVLLLEEQGIKNVTTGAVYGMYKQLCPLVDLDFLTHRRIADLIAELDMLGIIHTVVVSKGRYGRTKEISLSIPLAKLKAMILDDYRLKDLIGGAASLQSRWF; from the coding sequence ATGTCAGGCGGATTATTTGCGGACCTATTGAAGAAGGGGGAGATATTCGAGTCCAGAGAAGTACTGCGTTCCAGCTATACGCCCTCAGCCCTCCCCCATCGCGAGGATCAGATCAACGGCATGGCCTCGATTCTGGTCCCAGCCCTTCGGGGCGAGACCGCCTCTAACGTCCTGATTTATGGCAAGACGGGGACGGGGAAGACCGCCGTCGCCAAGTACGTCGGCTCGGAGCTGGAAGCCGCCGGGGCCAAGAGCGCCTCAAACTGCTCTTTCATATACATCAACTGCGAGGTGATCGATACCCAGTACCGGGTCTTGGCCCACCTGGCCCGCTGCTTTGGTAGGGAGGTTCCCATGACCGGATGGCCCACAGATCAGGTCTACGAGGAGGTGAGAAAATCCCTCGACGAGGACCGGCGGATGGTGGTGATGGTCCTGGACGAGGTCGACAAGCTGACGAGGAAGGGGGACGATATCCTCTACAACCTGACCCGGATCAACTCGGACCTGGACCAGGCCGGCGTCAGCCTCATCGGCATCTCCAACGACCTGAAGTTCACCGACTTCCTCGACCCGAGGGTGAAGAGCTCCCTGGGGGAGGACGAGATCATCTTCCCCCCCTACAACGCGGAGCAGATCAAGGACATCCTCGAACAGAGGGCTACGATGGCCTTCAAGCCGGGAGTTCTTGCCGAGGACGTCATCCCCCTCTGCTCGGCCCTGGCGGCTCAGGAGCACGGCGACGCCCGGCGGGCCCTCGACCTGCTGAGGGTCTCGGGGGAGCTGGCGGAGAGGACGGGGTCGAACAGGGTGACGGAGGATCAGGTGAGGGCCGCCCGGGCCAAGATCGAGAGGGATCGGGTTAGGGAGGTGGTGATGACCCTTCCGACCCAGTCGAAGCTCGTCCTCTACAGCGTCCTCCTCCTGGAGGAGCAGGGGATAAAGAACGTCACCACTGGAGCGGTATACGGGATGTACAAGCAGCTCTGCCCCCTGGTGGACCTCGATTTTCTCACCCATCGGAGGATCGCAGATCTGATCGCGGAGCTCGACATGCTGGGGATCATCCACACCGTGGTGGTGAGCAAGGGGCGCTACGGCAGGACCAAGGAGATCTCCCTCTCCATACCCCTGGCAAAGCTGAAGGCGATGATCCTCGACGACTACCGGCTCAAGGACCTCATCGGGGGGGCGGCCTCCCTCCAGAGCAGATGGTTCTAG
- a CDS encoding universal stress protein, whose translation MFETVLVPTDFSKYSDKVLECVGGLPGVKKVVLLNVIGPVDPLATIWNPGARLKVAKKKLLDQAKLLEAQGLEVEQRAEPMLEGEIFRNIQEVSEEEGVNLVVMGARGKGFLQNIFLGNVAKNVLRYGDRHLLLMRYKMLEGGIDLEEYCAMITTKVLCPTDFSEPSEEAIRFVKGMIGVREVVLLNVVFSGESQAHVDAKMKEAREKLNAIKEGFERDGIKASVLISMGDPAEEIIAVAEDENVSLVAMSSHGKGWMKQHIVGSVVYEVSKNGTKPVLVLRASKAS comes from the coding sequence ATGTTCGAAACGGTTTTGGTCCCCACGGACTTCTCCAAGTATTCAGATAAGGTCCTCGAGTGCGTCGGCGGATTGCCCGGGGTGAAGAAGGTCGTCCTCCTGAACGTCATCGGTCCAGTGGACCCTTTGGCCACGATCTGGAACCCTGGAGCCAGGCTGAAGGTGGCCAAGAAGAAGCTGTTAGATCAAGCGAAGCTTCTGGAGGCCCAGGGGCTCGAGGTAGAGCAGAGGGCAGAGCCGATGCTCGAGGGAGAAATATTCAGGAACATCCAGGAGGTATCCGAAGAGGAGGGGGTCAATCTGGTGGTGATGGGAGCCCGGGGAAAGGGCTTCCTCCAAAACATATTTCTCGGGAACGTCGCCAAGAACGTATTGAGGTACGGCGACAGGCACCTCCTTCTCATGCGCTATAAGATGCTGGAGGGCGGCATCGATCTGGAAGAGTACTGCGCCATGATAACCACCAAGGTCCTCTGTCCCACGGACTTCTCTGAACCTTCAGAGGAGGCGATCCGCTTCGTCAAGGGGATGATTGGGGTCCGCGAGGTCGTACTCTTAAACGTCGTCTTCAGCGGCGAGAGCCAAGCGCACGTCGATGCCAAGATGAAGGAGGCGAGAGAGAAGCTCAATGCCATTAAGGAGGGGTTCGAGAGAGACGGCATCAAGGCCTCCGTCCTGATCAGCATGGGGGACCCTGCCGAAGAGATCATCGCAGTCGCCGAAGATGAAAATGTCTCTTTGGTAGCCATGAGTTCCCACGGCAAGGGGTGGATGAAACAGCACATAGTCGGAAGCGTCGTCTACGAGGTATCCAAGAACGGCACAAAGCCCGTCCTGGTATTGAGGGCAAGCAAAGCTTCCTAG